In Streptomyces puniciscabiei, a single genomic region encodes these proteins:
- a CDS encoding MerR family transcriptional regulator, translated as MLQTPSGGAGSGTAARDSGLMSIGTVLNALRDEFPEVTISKIRFLESEGLIEPQRTPAGYRKFSAGDVERLAHVLRMQRDHYLPLKVIREHLDAMERGEAVQLPVVGRQRSAEDVPEPAAAPTVARVGRAELLAAAEIDEGDLKEWESYGLIAPLADGVYDAEAVTVASLVAELGRFGIEPRHLRVMKAAADREAGLVDQVVAPLRRHRNPQTRAHAEARAKELAALTVKLHAALVQTALGVRLP; from the coding sequence GTACCGCCGCCAGGGACAGTGGGCTGATGAGCATCGGCACGGTGCTGAATGCGCTGCGCGACGAGTTCCCCGAAGTCACCATCTCCAAGATCCGTTTCCTGGAGTCGGAGGGGCTCATCGAGCCGCAGCGGACGCCTGCGGGGTACCGCAAGTTCAGCGCGGGGGACGTCGAGCGCCTGGCGCATGTCCTGCGGATGCAGCGGGACCACTATCTGCCGCTCAAGGTGATCCGAGAACATCTGGACGCCATGGAGCGGGGCGAGGCCGTCCAGCTGCCGGTCGTCGGCCGTCAGCGCAGCGCCGAGGACGTTCCGGAGCCGGCCGCGGCGCCCACGGTGGCCCGGGTCGGCAGGGCCGAGCTGCTGGCGGCCGCGGAGATCGACGAGGGCGACCTCAAGGAGTGGGAGTCGTACGGGCTCATCGCTCCGCTGGCGGACGGGGTGTACGACGCCGAGGCGGTCACCGTGGCCTCGCTCGTGGCGGAACTGGGCCGCTTCGGTATCGAGCCTCGCCACCTGCGGGTGATGAAGGCGGCCGCCGACCGTGAGGCCGGACTCGTCGACCAGGTGGTGGCCCCCTTGAGGCGCCACCGCAACCCCCAGACCAGGGCCCATGCCGAGGCCCGGGCGAAGGAGCTGGCGGCGCTCACGGTGAAGCTGCACGCCGCACTGGTGCAGACCGCGCTCGGGGTGCGGCTGCCGTGA